From a single Kryptolebias marmoratus isolate JLee-2015 linkage group LG17, ASM164957v2, whole genome shotgun sequence genomic region:
- the smarcd2 gene encoding SWI/SNF-related matrix-associated actin-dependent regulator of chromatin subfamily D member 2: MASRGSFAAPQMNPNLNHMNVGHVAGMRMPGMPQTPASFFRSMNTAPQYPQRPGMPPSRVGGPMGSMGGQLPGPSYGGGSIPMRPGMGPPSMDASRKRFLHHQHQQQQQEVLGGLRRGPKRRKMADKVLPQRIRDLVPESQAYMDLLVFERKLDQTIARKRMEIQEAIKKPIMQKRKLRIYISNTFTPSKPEGEEAEKVASWELRVEGKLLEEPGKQKRKFSSFFKSLVIELDKELYGPDNHLVEWHRMPTTQETDGFQVKRPGDVNVKCTLLLMLDHQPPQYKLDPRLARLLGVHTQTRASIMQALWLYIKNNKLQDSHEKEFINCNRYFRQIFGCPRIRFSEIPMKLAGLLQHPDPIIINHIISVDPTDQKKTACYDIDVEVDDPLKGQMNSFLSSTTNQQEIAALEMKIHETIEYINQLKTERDFMLSFSNKPQEFIKDWLKSQCRDLKLMTDVTGNPEEERRTEFYQEPWVPEAVGRYVYSKVQQRKQELEQVLGIRLT; encoded by the exons ATGGCATCGAGAGGGAGCTTCGCGGCTCCCCAGATGAATCCGAATTTGAACCACATGAATGTTGGCCATGTCGCGGGCATGAGGATGCCCGGGATGCCGCAGACCCCGGCGAGTTTCTTCCGGAGCATGAACACCGCTCCCCAGTACCCACAG CGTCCCGGGATGCCACCCAGCAGAGTCGGGGGCCCCATGGGGTCAATGGGGGGTCAGCTGCCTGGTCCCTCCTACGGCGGTGGCAGCATTCCTATGCGGCCAGGCATGGGACCTCCGAGCATGGACGCCTCGAGGAAGCGTTTCCTTCATCATCAgcatcaacagcagcagcaggaggtgcTGGGAGGCCTGAGGCGAGG ACCAAAACGACGCAAGATGGCTGACAAGGTTCTGCCACAGAGA atccGGGACCTGGTCCCAGAGTCCCAGGCCTACATGGACCTTCTGGTCTTCGAGAGGAAGTTGGATCAGACCATCGCTCGGAAGCGCATGGAGATTCAGGAGGCCATCAAGAAGCCCATTATG CAAAAGCGCAAACTCAGGATCTACATTTCCAACACGTTCACTCCCAGCAAGCCCGAGGGCGAGGAGGCAGAGAAAGTGGCCTCCTGGGAGCTGAGAGTCGAGGGCAAGCTCCTGGAGGAG CCCGGCAAGCAGAAGAGGAAGTTCTCGTCTTTCTTCAAAAGCCTCGTGATTGAGCTCGACAAGGAGCTCTACGGACCAGACAACCACTTAGTGGAG TGGCACAGAATGCCCACCACTCAGGAGACCGATGGTTTCCAGGTGAAAAGGCCGGGCGACGTGAACGTCAAATGCACTCTGCTGCTCATGCTGGACCACCAG CCTCCTCAGTACAAGCTGGACCCGCGTCTGGCCCGTCTCCTGGGCGTGCACACGCAGACTCGGGCCAGCATCATGCAGGCGCTCTGGCTCTACATCAAGAACAACAAGCTGCAGGACAGCCACGAGAAGGAGTTCATCAACTGCAACCGCTACTTCCGACAG ATCTTCGGCTGTCCACGCATAAGATTCTCTGAGATTCCCATGAAACTGGCGGGCCTCCTGCAGCACCCTGACCCCATTATCATCAATCACATCATCAG TGTGGACCCCACGGATCAGAAGAAGACGGCCTGCTACGATATCGATGTGGAGGTGGACGACCCCCTGAAAGGCCAGATGAacagcttcctgtcctccaccACCAATCAGCAGGAAATCGCTGCTCTTGAGATGAAG ATTCACGAGACGATCGAGTACATTAACCAGCTGAAGACGGAGAGAGACTTCATGCTGAGCTTCAGCAACAAGCCACAAGAGTTCATCAAAGACTGGCTCAAGTCTCAGTGCAGAGATCTGAAG CTGATGACGGACGTGACCGGAAAcccagaggaggagaggaggaccGAGTTCTACCAGGAACCCTGGGTCCCAGAGGCAGTGGGCCGATACGTTTACTCCAAA gtgcagcagagaaaacaggagCTGGAGCAGGTGCTGGGGATCCGACTCACCTAA
- the psmc5 gene encoding 26S proteasome regulatory subunit 8 produces MDVDAIENMDVGESKGGSGLRQYYLSKIEELQLTVNEKSQNLRRLQAQRNELNAKVRLLREELQLLQEQGSYVGEVVRVMDKKKVLVKVHPEGKFVVDVDKNIDINDVTPNCRVALRNDSYTLHKILPNKVDPLVSLMMVEKVPDSTYEMIGGLDKQIKEIKEVIELPVKHPELFEALGIAQPKGVLLYGPPGTGKTLLARAVAHHTDCTFIRVSGSELVQKFIGEGARMVRELFVMAREHAPSIIFMDEIDSIGSSRLEGGSGGDSEVQRTMLELLNQLDGFEATKNIKVIMATNRIDILDSALLRPGRIDRKIEFPPPNEEARLDILKIHSRKMNLTRGINLRKIAELMPGASGAEVKGVCTEAGMYALRERRVHVTQEDFEMAVAKVMQKDSEKNMSIKKLWK; encoded by the exons ATGGACGTGGACGCGATTGAGAAT ATGGACGTGGGGGAGAGTAAAGGTGGATCGGGTCTCCGACAGTACTACTTGTCAAAGATTGAAGAGCTGCAG TTAACGGTGAATGAAAAGAGTCAGAATCTCAGACGTCTGCAGGCACAAAGGAATGAGCTAAATGCCAAAG TGCGTCTCCTTCGTGAGGAGCTGCAGTTACTCCAGGAGCAGGGGTCCTATGTGGGCGAAGTGGTCAGAGTTATGGACAAGAAGAAAGTGTTGGTTAAG GTGCATCCAGAAGGAAAGTTTGTTGTGGACGTGGACAAGAACATTGACATTAATGAT GTGACTCCAAACTGCCGCGTGGCTTTGCGGAACGACAGCTACACCCTGCACAAGATCCTGCCCAACAAAGTGGACCCTCTGGTGTCCCTCATGATGGTGGAGAAGGTGCCAGACTCCACCTACGAAATGATTGGTGGCCTGGATAAGCAAATCAAGGAGATCAAAGAAGTCATCGAGCTGCCTGTCAAGCACCCGGAGCTGTTCGAGGCTTTGGGAATTGCACAGCCGAAG GGTGTGCTGTTGTACGGGCCTCCAGGAACAGGGAAGACCCTGCTGGCCAGAGCGGTGGCCCACCACACCGACTGTACCTTCATCAGAGTGTCTGGTTCTGAACTGGTCCAGAAATTTATTGGAGAGG GTGCTCGTATGGTGCGCGAGTTGTTTGTCATGGCGAGAGAACACGCTCCCTCCATCATTTTCATGGACGAGATCGACTCCATCGGCTCCTCTCGTCTGGAGGGCGGCTCAGGTGGGGACAGTGAGGTGCAGAGGACGATGCTGGAGCTGCTCAATCAGCTGGACGGCTTTGAGGCAACCAAGAACATCAAG GTCATCATGGCCACCAACCGTATTGACATCTTGGACTCAGCTCTGCTCAGGCCAGGAAGGATCGACAGGAAGATCGAGTTCCCCCCTCCTAACGAAGAG GCCCGTCTGGACATCCTGAAGATCCACTCCAGAAAGATGAACCTGACCCGTGGCATTAACCTGAGGAAGATTGCAGAGCTCATGCCGGGAGCCTCTGGTGCTGAGGTTAAG GGGGTCTGCACAGAGGCAGGGATGTATGCTCTGAGAGAACGGAGGGTTCACGTCACTCAGGAGGACTTTGAGATGGCTGTGGCAAAG GTGATGCAGAAAGACAGCGAGAAGAACATGTCCATCAAAAAGCTGTGGAAGTAA